A stretch of the Bdellovibrio sp. 22V genome encodes the following:
- a CDS encoding murein L,D-transpeptidase catalytic domain family protein, which translates to MKLKIGNSFFSRSRTILVAAAFLSLAACGDDLRLPDDPTNEQVAESPSTSPDKPATETPSVEDAEKAAILSKYDYVDPNHIVPTKSLTDAILYYHHNKAKIDNPNYLSIINFAQSSKEKRFYIIDMKSGSVWAIHTSHGKGSDSNHDGYAEKFSNVSGSNASSLGYYLTAETYNGSNGYSLRLDGLSSTNSRARSRAIVIHGASYVQESNVIQGRSWGCPAVATDIRTKVINMLKGGSLIYAVVDKGGTGPITVPAPTPSPTPTNPPTSGAYQMYSLAWETSSKPERKNWSQYLMKLVLEDWNSLLKGTSDITSFCPTYYSLNNNERANVWAQLFVGMARYESNYNPTSRMHETTMGTDYVTKKPVYSEGLLQLSYQDIGGYSFCKFDWSKDKYLSSTDPKKTILDPYINLHCGVGIMAKQIARKGAIKVGSGAYWAVLKTSSSSNKISSITSMVKSLPICK; encoded by the coding sequence ATGAAGTTAAAAATCGGAAACTCATTTTTCTCACGTTCCAGGACAATTCTAGTTGCTGCTGCCTTTTTATCACTTGCGGCTTGTGGCGACGACCTACGACTTCCCGATGATCCAACAAATGAACAAGTGGCGGAAAGCCCTTCGACGTCTCCTGATAAACCCGCGACGGAGACGCCCAGTGTAGAGGATGCTGAGAAAGCAGCTATTCTCAGTAAATATGACTACGTCGATCCGAACCATATCGTTCCGACGAAATCTCTGACCGATGCGATTCTTTACTATCATCACAACAAAGCAAAAATTGATAATCCCAATTATCTTTCAATTATCAACTTTGCGCAGAGTTCAAAAGAAAAGCGTTTCTATATCATTGATATGAAATCAGGAAGCGTTTGGGCGATTCACACGTCGCACGGAAAAGGTTCGGACTCTAATCATGATGGTTATGCGGAAAAGTTTAGTAACGTTTCTGGTTCGAACGCGAGTTCGCTGGGATATTACTTAACAGCGGAAACCTACAATGGAAGCAACGGCTACTCATTGCGCTTGGACGGCTTGTCTTCGACGAATTCACGGGCGAGATCTCGCGCGATCGTTATTCACGGTGCGAGCTATGTTCAAGAGTCGAACGTGATTCAAGGCCGAAGCTGGGGATGCCCAGCAGTTGCAACGGATATTCGCACGAAAGTTATCAACATGCTTAAAGGCGGAAGTTTGATCTACGCCGTTGTGGATAAAGGCGGTACAGGGCCTATTACTGTGCCAGCGCCGACGCCAAGCCCGACACCGACAAATCCTCCGACCTCGGGAGCGTATCAGATGTATTCATTAGCTTGGGAAACATCGAGCAAACCTGAAAGAAAAAATTGGTCGCAGTATTTGATGAAACTCGTTCTTGAAGATTGGAATTCGCTACTGAAGGGAACCAGCGACATCACAAGTTTCTGTCCGACATACTACTCTTTGAATAACAACGAGAGAGCCAACGTGTGGGCGCAGCTTTTTGTAGGTATGGCGAGATATGAAAGCAACTACAACCCAACGTCGCGCATGCATGAAACGACCATGGGAACAGACTATGTGACGAAGAAACCGGTTTATTCCGAAGGTCTTTTGCAGCTTTCTTATCAAGACATCGGCGGCTACAGCTTTTGTAAGTTCGATTGGAGCAAAGATAAATATTTAAGCTCTACGGATCCGAAGAAAACGATCTTGGATCCATATATCAACTTGCATTGTGGCGTCGGTATCATGGCAAAACAAATTGCCAGAAAGGGAGCGATCAAAGTGGGAAGTGGCGCGTACTGGGCCGTTCTTAAAACTTCAAGCAGCTCCAATAAGATTTCTTCGATCACTTCGATGGTGAAGTCTTTGCCGATTTGTAAATAA
- a CDS encoding transporter substrate-binding domain-containing protein: MKFAIVFFFISLSALAKPIPVLVGGYEFPPYIMRKNGHVQGLTLDFIELLNQKQTKYAFTFVLTSPTRRYSDMKDGRFQIIPFESSTWGWSRELIESSKIFHEGGEVFITLKEKGKDQSYFKSLEGKTIKGIQGYHYEFVGLSTAPKALKNFNIELTSTHDGNILSVLNKRAELAIVSKEYLDLYLQENPDVKERLLVSKDFDQIYRLGVLVKQKGSPISVAEVNRIIDSVVKDGSWNSLLKKKGISQRLP; encoded by the coding sequence GTGAAGTTCGCTATTGTTTTTTTCTTTATCAGTCTGTCCGCACTTGCAAAACCCATCCCGGTGCTTGTCGGCGGCTATGAATTTCCTCCCTATATTATGAGAAAAAACGGCCATGTCCAAGGCCTGACTTTAGACTTTATCGAACTCTTAAATCAAAAACAGACGAAGTATGCTTTTACGTTTGTTCTGACTTCTCCAACTCGACGTTATAGCGACATGAAAGACGGAAGATTCCAGATCATTCCTTTCGAAAGTTCCACTTGGGGCTGGAGCCGCGAACTTATCGAGTCGTCCAAGATTTTCCACGAGGGCGGCGAGGTTTTCATCACTCTTAAGGAAAAGGGTAAAGATCAGAGCTACTTCAAGTCTTTAGAGGGAAAAACAATCAAAGGCATTCAGGGATACCATTATGAGTTTGTCGGCCTGTCGACAGCACCTAAAGCTCTTAAAAATTTCAACATTGAACTGACGAGCACGCATGATGGCAACATTTTGTCCGTACTGAATAAACGCGCAGAGCTGGCAATTGTTTCCAAAGAGTATCTGGATCTTTATCTTCAGGAAAATCCCGACGTAAAAGAACGACTCTTAGTTTCAAAAGATTTCGATCAAATTTATCGTCTTGGGGTTCTGGTTAAACAAAAAGGCAGTCCCATCTCAGTGGCGGAGGTCAATAGAATCATCGACTCTGTCGTGAAAGACGGCTCCTGGAATAGCCTGTTAAAGAAAAAAGGAATCTCGCAAAGGCTTCCTTAG
- a CDS encoding peptidylprolyl isomerase: MQLTEVGTFMKIRASHILVQHQYEAEDILRALKDGKSFEELARQFSKCPSSKAGGDLGVFSEGRMDETFEEAAFALKVGEITSKPVRTKFGYHLIKRTV; the protein is encoded by the coding sequence ATGCAATTAACTGAAGTGGGAACATTTATGAAAATTAGAGCCAGCCATATTCTTGTCCAACATCAGTACGAGGCCGAAGATATTCTGCGTGCATTAAAGGATGGGAAAAGTTTCGAGGAACTAGCTCGTCAATTTTCAAAATGCCCCTCTTCCAAGGCGGGTGGAGATCTGGGAGTTTTCTCAGAGGGACGCATGGATGAAACTTTCGAAGAGGCTGCGTTTGCCTTGAAAGTTGGAGAGATTACAAGCAAACCCGTTCGAACAAAGTTTGGCTATCACCTTATCAAAAGAACGGTCTAG
- a CDS encoding transporter: MSLRLLVAGVVAMTGISAFAEEAVKDNSFLIEEAYNQEPGVVQFIQAYQYLDPAHEWNYSFTSEIPIKDEMNQFSFVIPVMKQNGAAGEDDQTQIGDILLNYRYQLMNTDLVAIAPRLSVIVPTGDYKKGFGNGVAGLQFNQAVSLTLNDKWTNHWNAGFTFTPDAKNADGDTATLFGYNFGTSVVYNVTPKTNLLCEFAFNSNETVVAQDTKAAESTYYVVPGIRTAFQAGQETEIVPGIAALLGLGPSAESHERGVLLYLSIESKLW, encoded by the coding sequence ATGAGTTTACGTCTATTAGTTGCTGGCGTTGTGGCGATGACGGGTATTTCTGCGTTCGCAGAAGAAGCTGTGAAGGATAATTCTTTTCTTATTGAAGAAGCTTATAATCAAGAACCCGGCGTGGTTCAGTTTATTCAAGCTTATCAGTATCTCGATCCTGCACACGAATGGAACTATAGCTTTACCAGCGAAATTCCCATCAAAGACGAAATGAATCAGTTCTCTTTCGTTATCCCAGTAATGAAACAAAACGGAGCAGCCGGCGAAGACGATCAAACGCAAATCGGCGATATTCTTTTGAACTACAGATATCAACTGATGAACACAGACCTAGTCGCGATCGCACCCAGACTTTCGGTTATTGTTCCTACAGGCGACTACAAAAAAGGATTCGGCAACGGTGTTGCTGGTTTGCAGTTCAATCAAGCCGTTTCGTTGACGTTGAATGATAAATGGACGAATCACTGGAACGCTGGATTTACATTCACGCCAGACGCGAAAAACGCGGACGGCGATACGGCGACTCTTTTCGGTTATAACTTTGGTACGAGTGTCGTTTATAACGTGACTCCAAAGACAAATCTTCTTTGTGAATTTGCGTTCAACAGCAATGAAACCGTCGTGGCTCAAGATACAAAAGCGGCAGAGTCTACTTATTACGTTGTTCCAGGTATCCGCACTGCGTTTCAAGCGGGTCAAGAAACAGAAATCGTTCCGGGCATCGCAGCTTTATTGGGTTTAGGGCCGTCGGCCGAGAGCCATGAACGTGGTGTTCTCTTGTATCTTTCTATTGAATCAAAACTTTGGTAG
- a CDS encoding methyl-accepting chemotaxis protein, producing the protein MGLTLKKQLWFLCGGFLLVLGGVSVLSYVNSTRLMGQFDNVADVQLPAVRNMTLADMMHDGLRSVVLASLLASESNNAEELAEIKKETAQKSEDFRKYLTNLENLPMNEETKKAIADTKPQMAAYIALTEKIVDISASQGYRVALEELPRFNESFKILEGKMETLGELIEADANTAHESGGMFRTINLVISLVGGLFCLIGGAWLTTTLVSRMSGFAQKIDGTGNSLEETSSHLNKASQDLANGATQSAASLEETVASLEELSSMVKLNSENAKSASMLSQQSFLASKEGAKSLDKLIQSMDALKNSAAKIEEISQVIDDIAFQTNLLALNASVEAARAGEMGKGFAVVADAVRSLAQRSADSAKDISKMIQESVMRIHEGSEAAHQSGDLMNKFLVSAEKVLDINNQIAGASHEQARGITLISEAMNKLDQSSQKNAQVAQEVAQTSDTMSRLSNGMQNLVTELQVLVGRQA; encoded by the coding sequence ATGGGTTTGACGCTTAAAAAACAGTTGTGGTTTTTGTGCGGCGGTTTTCTTTTAGTGCTGGGGGGAGTTTCGGTTCTCTCCTACGTCAACTCGACCCGGTTGATGGGGCAGTTTGACAATGTTGCCGACGTTCAGCTTCCTGCCGTTCGTAATATGACTTTAGCGGATATGATGCACGATGGACTGCGCTCAGTGGTTCTGGCTTCTCTTCTTGCTTCTGAAAGCAATAATGCGGAGGAGCTGGCTGAAATTAAAAAAGAGACGGCACAGAAATCAGAAGATTTCAGAAAGTATCTGACGAATCTCGAAAATCTGCCAATGAACGAAGAGACAAAGAAGGCCATCGCGGATACTAAACCGCAAATGGCGGCCTACATTGCCCTTACGGAAAAGATTGTGGATATCTCTGCAAGTCAAGGCTACAGAGTGGCCTTAGAGGAGCTTCCTCGTTTTAATGAAAGCTTCAAAATCCTTGAAGGGAAAATGGAAACATTAGGAGAGTTGATTGAGGCCGACGCCAATACGGCTCACGAATCCGGGGGGATGTTCCGTACAATCAATCTTGTGATATCTCTTGTCGGTGGACTTTTCTGTTTGATCGGTGGAGCATGGCTCACGACGACTTTGGTTTCTCGGATGTCGGGTTTCGCCCAAAAAATTGACGGTACCGGAAACTCCTTGGAAGAAACCAGCTCTCATCTAAATAAAGCCAGCCAGGACTTGGCGAATGGCGCAACTCAGTCAGCGGCTTCACTTGAAGAGACCGTGGCATCTCTCGAAGAACTTTCCAGTATGGTGAAGTTGAATTCTGAAAACGCAAAATCCGCATCGATGTTGTCGCAACAAAGCTTTCTCGCTTCGAAAGAGGGCGCAAAATCTTTGGATAAACTCATTCAGTCGATGGATGCGTTAAAGAATTCTGCAGCGAAGATTGAAGAAATCAGTCAGGTGATCGACGACATTGCATTTCAAACAAATCTTCTCGCCTTAAATGCCTCAGTGGAAGCGGCCCGTGCCGGAGAGATGGGAAAAGGATTTGCGGTGGTTGCGGATGCTGTCCGCAGTCTTGCGCAAAGAAGTGCGGATTCGGCGAAAGACATCTCTAAGATGATCCAAGAAAGCGTTATGCGTATTCATGAAGGCAGCGAAGCGGCCCATCAAAGCGGCGACCTTATGAATAAGTTTTTGGTTTCCGCCGAAAAAGTACTCGACATCAACAATCAGATTGCGGGTGCAAGCCACGAGCAAGCGCGTGGAATCACGCTGATCAGTGAGGCGATGAATAAGCTGGATCAGTCGTCGCAAAAAAATGCGCAAGTTGCACAAGAAGTGGCGCAAACAAGCGATACCATGTCGCGCCTTTCAAATGGAATGCAAAACCTTGTTACTGAACTCCAGGTCTTGGTCGGTCGTCAGGCTTGA
- a CDS encoding EamA family transporter has product MPSKFENLILYSICTLIWGSTWLVITFQIDAASPITSVFWRFLLSATLLFLFCFWKKQDLRYGRREHVLFAAQGIFMFSVNYMLTYIAETMISSGLVALSFTVLVYYNMFGMRLFFKKPITKNVIAGSLLGGLGIVFIFLNEILHFDPNSKTILGLLVGFLATLSASSGNMVAQKSYQLRIPVVVTNTFGMLYGSLFTLLVALIHGDSLAIPLNARFLGALFYLALFGSVIAFGAYLSLAGKIGAEKAAYTSVISPVIALVLSSFFENFQWTPYILIGVVLCLLGNVLTLTKRSA; this is encoded by the coding sequence ATGCCGTCGAAGTTTGAAAACCTCATTCTGTACTCTATATGCACTTTGATCTGGGGCTCGACCTGGCTCGTAATCACCTTTCAAATCGATGCGGCTTCACCAATTACATCTGTTTTCTGGCGTTTTCTTCTTTCGGCAACGCTTCTGTTTTTGTTCTGCTTTTGGAAAAAACAAGATCTGCGCTATGGAAGACGCGAGCACGTGCTGTTCGCTGCACAGGGCATTTTCATGTTCTCGGTAAATTACATGCTGACCTATATTGCCGAGACGATGATTTCGTCAGGCTTAGTCGCCTTAAGTTTCACAGTGCTGGTTTACTACAATATGTTCGGCATGCGATTGTTCTTCAAAAAGCCCATCACCAAAAATGTGATCGCGGGCTCGCTGTTAGGCGGCTTGGGTATTGTCTTTATTTTCCTCAACGAGATTCTGCACTTTGATCCGAATTCGAAAACAATTCTGGGATTGCTTGTCGGGTTCCTGGCCACTCTGTCCGCTTCTTCTGGCAATATGGTCGCGCAAAAAAGTTATCAGCTAAGAATTCCTGTCGTCGTGACAAATACGTTTGGAATGCTCTATGGAAGTCTCTTTACTTTACTGGTCGCCTTGATTCATGGAGATAGTCTTGCCATTCCACTGAACGCGCGTTTCTTGGGAGCTTTGTTTTACTTGGCTCTCTTTGGTTCGGTTATTGCTTTTGGAGCTTATTTGTCTTTAGCGGGAAAAATTGGCGCCGAGAAAGCCGCTTATACCAGCGTTATCTCTCCGGTCATTGCTCTTGTGCTTTCTAGTTTCTTTGAAAATTTCCAGTGGACACCTTATATCCTGATTGGCGTGGTCCTGTGCTTGCTGGGAAATGTTCTGACCCTTACCAAGCGCTCGGCGTAA
- a CDS encoding DUF1328 domain-containing protein: MLRAAIIFFVIAIVAFIFGASGIAGMSMEIGRILLMVFLALAIISFLINLMGRPRHR, encoded by the coding sequence ATGTTAAGAGCCGCGATTATATTCTTCGTAATAGCAATTGTTGCTTTTATCTTTGGAGCTTCAGGTATCGCCGGAATGTCCATGGAAATTGGAAGAATCCTGCTCATGGTATTCCTAGCTCTAGCGATCATAAGCTTTCTTATTAATCTCATGGGGCGACCGAGACATCGTTGA
- a CDS encoding glycine cleavage system protein H, producing MASDDVRNFMGYLWIRQEDGVITIGINEDGLEDFEEISSVELPAEQEKVDADVVIGTLETDDGPLDIYSPVSGTVIEVNSQVVDEPSIIMEDPYEEGWLIRIEADEDYDEDEEDEDDDDDDDEDEDDDYEDDED from the coding sequence ATGGCATCAGACGACGTTAGAAATTTCATGGGTTATTTATGGATCCGCCAAGAAGATGGCGTGATCACTATTGGCATCAACGAAGATGGTCTTGAAGATTTCGAAGAGATCAGCTCTGTTGAACTTCCTGCTGAACAGGAAAAAGTGGATGCTGACGTCGTTATTGGTACTTTGGAAACAGATGACGGTCCATTGGATATTTACTCGCCTGTTTCTGGAACCGTGATTGAAGTGAACAGTCAAGTTGTCGACGAACCATCCATCATCATGGAAGACCCGTACGAAGAGGGTTGGTTGATCCGCATCGAAGCTGATGAAGACTACGATGAGGACGAAGAAGACGAAGATGATGATGATGACGACGACGAGGATGAAGACGACGATTACGAAGATGATGAAGATTAA
- the glnA gene encoding type I glutamate--ammonia ligase produces the protein MTGKDVLKFANEKGAKMVDLKFCDMIGTWQHLTVPLHQLTEDAFENGFGFDGSSIRGWRGIEESDMVIMPDPASAMMDPFMQVPTLSIICDVCLPETLQPYNRDPRQVVKKAIAYMQSTGIADTAYFGPEAEFFIFDDVRYEQTSNSAFYMVDSDEAVWNTGRDEGGKNLGYKIRGKEGYFPALPTDSQQDLRSEICLELERCGMQVERHHHEVATAGQGEINFRFDTALNMGDKMMWFKYIVKNVAKRYGKTATFMPKPLFGDNGSGMHIHMSLWKDGKNLFAGNKYAGLSEMALYYIGGVLKHAPALCGIINPTTNSYKRLVPGFEAPTKLAYSFKNRSAAMRIPNSGPNPKAKRIEFRTPDPGANIYLAEAAILMAGLDGIINKIHPGDPLDKDIYGLPPQEAAAIPSVPGTLEESLNHLKENCGFLKKGDVFTEDLIETWVQYKIDKEVRPVQQRPVPYEFHLYYDC, from the coding sequence ATGACAGGAAAAGACGTTCTTAAGTTCGCCAATGAAAAAGGCGCGAAGATGGTAGACCTCAAGTTCTGTGACATGATCGGAACTTGGCAACACTTAACAGTTCCCTTGCATCAACTAACTGAAGATGCATTTGAGAATGGATTCGGTTTCGACGGAAGCTCCATTCGCGGATGGAGAGGGATCGAAGAGTCTGACATGGTGATCATGCCGGATCCTGCGTCAGCAATGATGGATCCTTTCATGCAGGTTCCAACTTTGTCTATCATCTGTGATGTCTGCCTGCCAGAAACGCTACAACCTTACAATCGCGATCCACGCCAAGTGGTGAAAAAGGCGATTGCTTACATGCAGTCAACAGGGATTGCCGACACAGCTTACTTCGGACCCGAAGCGGAGTTCTTTATCTTTGATGATGTTCGCTACGAACAAACAAGCAATTCGGCTTTCTACATGGTAGACAGCGATGAAGCAGTTTGGAATACAGGTCGCGATGAAGGCGGAAAAAATTTAGGCTATAAAATCCGTGGCAAAGAAGGATATTTCCCGGCGCTTCCGACGGATTCCCAACAAGATCTTCGCTCTGAAATTTGTCTTGAGCTTGAAAGATGCGGCATGCAAGTAGAACGTCATCACCATGAAGTTGCAACTGCAGGTCAAGGCGAGATCAACTTCCGCTTCGATACAGCTTTGAACATGGGCGATAAAATGATGTGGTTCAAATACATCGTAAAGAACGTGGCGAAACGTTATGGCAAAACAGCGACGTTTATGCCGAAGCCTCTTTTTGGCGACAACGGTTCCGGAATGCACATCCATATGTCATTGTGGAAAGACGGAAAAAATCTTTTCGCCGGCAACAAGTATGCGGGTCTTTCTGAAATGGCCCTTTACTATATCGGTGGCGTTTTGAAACATGCACCGGCGCTTTGTGGTATCATCAATCCGACGACAAATTCTTATAAACGTTTGGTTCCTGGTTTCGAAGCTCCGACAAAATTGGCTTACAGCTTTAAGAACCGTTCAGCAGCGATGAGAATTCCAAACTCCGGGCCCAATCCAAAAGCAAAACGTATTGAATTCCGCACGCCAGATCCTGGAGCGAACATTTACTTGGCGGAAGCAGCGATCTTGATGGCGGGACTTGATGGAATCATCAATAAAATTCACCCGGGCGATCCATTGGATAAAGACATCTACGGTCTACCTCCGCAAGAGGCAGCCGCGATTCCTTCTGTTCCAGGCACTTTGGAAGAAAGCTTGAATCACTTGAAAGAGAACTGCGGATTCCTGAAAAAAGGCGACGTATTTACTGAAGACCTCATTGAGACTTGGGTCCAGTACAAAATCGACAAAGAAGTTCGACCTGTACAACAAAGACCTGTTCCATATGAGTTCCATTTATATTACGATTGTTAA
- a CDS encoding P-II family nitrogen regulator, whose protein sequence is MKKIEAIIKPFKLDDVVDALSEVGVEGITVSEVRGFGRQKGRTEVYKGAEYVVDFLPKIKIEVVLPDALIESAVEAIRKTAHTGKIGDGKIFVIPVESALRIRTGEKNEEAL, encoded by the coding sequence ATGAAAAAAATTGAGGCGATTATAAAACCCTTCAAGCTCGATGATGTTGTCGACGCTCTTTCCGAGGTCGGCGTTGAAGGGATCACCGTCTCTGAAGTTCGCGGGTTCGGCAGACAAAAAGGTCGCACTGAAGTTTACAAAGGCGCCGAATACGTCGTCGACTTTCTCCCAAAGATAAAAATCGAAGTAGTTTTGCCTGACGCTCTTATAGAGAGTGCGGTTGAAGCTATTCGTAAAACAGCTCACACAGGAAAAATTGGTGACGGAAAGATTTTCGTAATACCTGTTGAGTCAGCACTTCGCATCCGCACCGGTGAGAAGAACGAAGAAGCACTTTAA
- a CDS encoding gamma-glutamylcyclotransferase family protein, which yields MTTTRFFFYGSLCEGMVHFAKIQNFVESSVFARVKATAYRLKVGFPAIVKGGSDLVPGQIVELKGSEILLSLLDEFFGFNRHDQDKSLYSREEIEVYPEGSSQPVKAWIYFLNPLKLPVSATVIPGGDWQRSMAEQPTLTSKLTDRQITYIQKLGRSTGREIVPIDLTLYRELMNLELIVDKGRRLALSKLGQEVYKHLA from the coding sequence ATGACTACAACACGTTTTTTCTTCTACGGTTCTTTGTGCGAGGGGATGGTTCACTTCGCAAAAATCCAAAATTTCGTGGAATCTTCAGTATTTGCGAGAGTTAAGGCGACAGCCTATCGTCTCAAGGTAGGTTTCCCAGCGATCGTCAAGGGCGGCTCGGACTTGGTTCCGGGGCAGATCGTCGAACTCAAAGGCTCGGAGATTCTTTTGAGTCTTCTTGATGAGTTTTTTGGCTTCAACCGCCACGATCAGGATAAGAGCCTTTACTCTAGAGAAGAGATCGAAGTTTATCCGGAAGGCTCTTCGCAACCAGTGAAAGCTTGGATTTACTTTTTGAATCCATTAAAACTGCCGGTGAGTGCCACAGTGATTCCTGGCGGAGACTGGCAAAGATCGATGGCGGAGCAACCGACATTGACTTCCAAGTTGACGGACAGACAAATCACTTACATTCAAAAGTTGGGACGTTCTACTGGCCGAGAGATTGTTCCTATTGATCTCACTTTGTATCGTGAGTTGATGAACTTAGAGTTGATCGTCGATAAAGGTCGCCGTTTGGCTCTCTCTAAACTCGGCCAAGAGGTTTATAAGCATCTTGCCTGA
- a CDS encoding tRNA (cytidine(34)-2'-O)-methyltransferase, with protein sequence MPDSQKLFRIVLIEPEIPQNTGNIGRTCVATNCELHIVGKMGFEINDTNLKRAGLDYWPHLTWHRHETFADWWKLVEDPSRIWLFTTKTKRTYFDPEYKHGDWFVFGKETKGLDPDLLLQHPNQTVTIPMIGEGARSLNLATSVAIAAYEGVRQLNYSK encoded by the coding sequence TTGCCTGATTCACAGAAATTATTCCGAATTGTATTGATCGAGCCCGAAATTCCACAAAATACGGGGAATATCGGGCGCACATGTGTGGCCACGAACTGTGAGCTGCACATCGTGGGAAAAATGGGTTTCGAAATCAACGACACCAACCTCAAACGCGCGGGCCTCGATTACTGGCCTCACCTTACCTGGCATCGTCACGAAACTTTCGCCGATTGGTGGAAACTCGTCGAAGACCCATCGCGAATCTGGCTTTTCACGACGAAAACCAAACGCACCTACTTTGACCCTGAATACAAACATGGCGACTGGTTCGTCTTTGGTAAAGAAACCAAAGGACTCGATCCAGATCTTCTTTTACAACATCCGAATCAAACGGTCACCATTCCCATGATCGGCGAAGGCGCTAGAAGCCTCAACCTAGCCACTAGTGTTGCCATCGCCGCCTACGAAGGCGTTCGACAGCTCAACTATTCAAAGTAA